The following are encoded in a window of Carya illinoinensis cultivar Pawnee chromosome 15, C.illinoinensisPawnee_v1, whole genome shotgun sequence genomic DNA:
- the LOC122295994 gene encoding disease resistance protein RPV1-like isoform X2 encodes MTTSSMALQGASSSLRSSSSSIHPWTHDVFLSFRDSRWCLNELLKILECMGTVKQNVLPVFYEVDPSDVRHQKGSFGEAFAKLKDKFEGNEEVLKWEAALEKLANMSGVELKNYRKESEFIEEIIQWAELRVVNQPLSVAKYPIGIEYRKRDIYKHLSIERNDIIRIVGIFGTGGIGKTTISKDIYNQFYSQFEGSCFLKNVRETSKPAGGLIQLQNTILFEILGTKLDVPNTDKGINVIKNKLSSKRILLILDDVDELVQLENLAGDRAWFGLGSRIIITTRDQRLLDNAKVDSKHEVMILDDSEALQLFSLHAVGKDEPSDEYVDLAKQVIQYAKGLPLALAVLGSDLKGKSAYQWKSALDKYKNIPNRDIQKVLLVSYEGLDNNEKEIFLDIACFFKGEPLLNIMKIFDNCGFSPDDGIDRLKDKCLITIEGGYVRMHDLLQDMGQEIVRLESPNEPGQRSRLFFHEDVRHVLEESMGTNKVGGMMIQMPKGEEVIRLNSEAFVQMKRLRVLINRNASFSSGPNYLSNELRVLDWFGYPLQSLPPNFHGNKLIIFKMCGSFIRELNFIKFKNMTIMDFSDCKFLTKVPDLSSIPNLKELIARWCRSLVEVHNSVGSLAYLCRLNFHGCTNLENFPTSLKLRSLQFLQLCFCSSLRSFPKIECEMKFLTRLDLSFTTVEELPLSIGNLARLDSLLLDGCKNLKRLPINFILRLPHLTGLGIFAGCTNLVKKMGYDGSTTMEDEISSNEEQLQELAPPTNSSNESSALQVLNHQNCFQSESNFFPISSLFTMFDSSTTLTYLDLSGSEFVSLPTIIKGFVALVRLCLMHCEKLEEILELPPNIVLVEVLGCKSLERFPEVSRIMEFNGSHIRSLKRIDLDGCDKMHEKIWIYKVPNPLLWKAGHYRTNEDREEEEWVINIEGPNHLEDISGIVVYASISYTGHIDCSVYDSAMVTIKTSNCVWRFKTNEAVRLSNTDKTNEFNNEVMVLYSDLESFEPKVLDDLVVQLDIPTFFSGLYYGSLGANIVYMHESRAHKRRKMD; translated from the exons ATGACCACTTCTTCCATGGCCTTACAAGGAGCTTCTTCCTCTCTCcggtcctcttcttcttccatccATCCATGGACTCACGATGTATTCTTAAGCTTTAGAG ACTCCAGATGGTGCTTGAACGAATTATTGAAGATCCTTGAATGTATGGGAACAGTAAAACAAAATGTTCTACCAGTATTTTACGAGGTTGATCCATCAGATGTAAGACATCAAAAAGGAAGTTTTGGAGAAGCATTCGCTAAACTTAAAGACAAGTTCGAGGGCAACGAAGAAGTGCTGAAGTGGGAGGCAGCTTTAGAAAAACTAGCCAATATGTCGGGGGTCGAGTTAAAAAATTACAG GAAAGAGTCAGAATTTATCGAGGAAATCATCCAATGGGCGGAGTTAAGAGTGGTAAACCAACCTCTAAGCGTTGCCAAGTATCCAATTGGGATAGAGTATCGTAAACGAGACATTTATAAACATTTAAGTATTGAAAGGAATGATATTATACGTATTGTAGGGATATTCGGAACTGGTGGAATTGGTAAGACGACTATTTCCAAAGACATCTATAACCAGTTTTACTCTCAATTTGAAGGAAGTTGTTTCTTGAAAAACGTTAGAGAAACTTCAAAACCAGCAGGAGGTCTGATTCAGCTGCAAAATACCATTCTTTTTGAGATTTTAGGAACAAAATTGGATGTTCCTAATACTGACAAAGGAATCAATGTGATTAAGAACAAACTTAGCTCTAAAAGGATTCTactaattcttgatgatgtggatgagTTGGTCCAACTAGAAAATCTAGCCGGAGATCGCGCTTGGTTTGGTTTGGGAAGTAGAATTATCATAACAACGAGAGATCAACGTTTACTAGATAACGCTAAAGTTGATTCAAAACATGAGGTGATGATTTTGGATGACAGTGAAGCTCTTCAACTCTTTAGCTTGCATGCTGTTGGGAAAGATGAACCATCTGATGAGTATGTGGACCTCGCTAAACAAGTAATACAATATGCTAAGGGCCTTCCATTGGCTTTAGCAGTGCTAGGTTCGGATCTAAAGGGTAAAAGTGCATATCAATGGAAGAGTGCATTGGATAAGTATAAAAACATTCCCAATAGAGATATTCAGAAAGTACTTTTAGTGAGTTATGAAGGATTAGATAATAATGAGAAGGAAATATTTCTtgatattgcatgtttcttcaaaGGAGAACCTTTGCTTAATATCATGAAAATATTTGACAATTGTGGTTTTTCTCCGGATGATGGTATCGACAGGCTTAAAGACAAGTGTCTTATTACTATTGAAGGTGGATATGTTCGGATGCATGACTTACTACAAGATATGGGTCAAGAAATTGTTCGTCTAGAATCACCCAACGAACCTGGTCAACGTAGTAGATTATTTTTTCACGAGGATGTCCGTCATGTGTTGGAAGAAAGCATG GGCACAAATAAAGTTGGAGGCATGATGATACAAATGCCTAAAGGTGAGGAAGTGATAAGGTTGAATTCTGAAGCATTTGTACAGATGAAAAGACTTAGAGTGCTTATCAATCGTAATGCAAGTTTTTCAAGTGGACCTAATTATCTCTCCAACGAATTAAGAGTACTTGATTGGTTTGGATATCCGCTACAATCTTTGCCACCCAATTTCCATGGAAATAAACTCATTATCTTTAAAATGTGTGGTAGCTTCATCAGGGAGTTAAACTTCATCAAGTTTAAG aaTATGACAATTATGGATTTTAGTGACTGtaagtttttaacaaaagttccagatctttcaagcatcccaaatttgaaggaattgatTGCTAGATGGTGTAGAAGTTTAGTTGAGGTGCATAATTCCGTCGGATCCTTGGCGTATCTTTGTCGATTGAATTTTCATGGATGCACTAACCTTGAAAATTTTCCAACAAGCCTCAAGTTGAGATCTTTACAATTCCTTCAACTTTGTTTTTGCTCAAGCCTTCGTAGCTTTCCTAAAATTGAGTgtgaaatgaaatttttaacTCGGTTGGATCTATCCTTTACTACAGTGGAAGAACTACCTTTATCAATTGGAAATCTTGCTAGACTTGATAGTTTACTTCTAGATGGCTGCAAAAACCTTAAGCGTCTCCCAATTAACTTTATTCTTCGGTTACCACATTTAACTGGACTTGGGATATTTGCTGGTTGTACAAATCTAGTAAAGAAGATGGGGTATGATGGGTCTACAACAATGGAAGACGAGATTTCATCGAATGAAGAACAACTCCAGGAATTGGCGCCTCCAACAAATTCAAGCAATGAAAGCAGTGCATTACAAGTGTTGAATCATCAGAATTGTTTCCAATCAGAATCAAATTTCTTTCCAATATCAAGTTTATTTACCATGTTTGATTCTTCGACCACTTTGACTTATTTAGATCTATCGGGAAGTGAATTTGTTAGCCTTCCCACGATCATCAAAGGATTTGTCGCACTTGTTAGGCTCTGTTTGATGCATTGCGAGAAACTTGAAGAAATCTTAGAACTTCCACCAAATATAGTACTAGTAGAAGTTTTAGGATGCAAGTCATTAGAAAGATTTCCAGAAGTATCAAGAATAATGGAATTCAATGGAAGCCACATTAGATCTCTAAAAAGGATTGACTTGGATGGCTGCGACAAAATGCATGAGAAGATTTGGATTTATAAAGTGCCAAATCCATTACTGTGGAAG GCCGGACATTATAGAACCAATGAGGACAGGGAGGAAGAAGAATGGGTAATAAATATTGAGGGGCCAAACCATTTGGAGGATATAAGCGGAATTGTGGTGTATGCCTCTATTTCTTATACAGGTCATATTGATTGCTCTGTATATGATTCCGCTATGGTAACCATTAAAACCTCAAATTGTGTATGGCGATTCAAAACTAATGAAGCTGTACGCTTGTCTAATACTGATAAAACGAATGAATTTAATAATGAAGTAATGGTGTTGTACTCCGATTTAGAATCGTTTGAGCCAAAGGTTTTGGACGATTTGGTTGTTCAACTTGATATTCCTACTTTTTTTTCGGGACTGTATTATGGGAGTTTGGGAGCCAATATTGTATACATGCATGAAAGCAGAGcacataaaagaagaaaaatggattgA
- the LOC122295994 gene encoding disease resistance protein RPV1-like isoform X1, translated as MTTSSMALQGASSSLRSSSSSIHPWTHDVFLSFRGKDVRQKFISHLYHALNKRGINTYIDDELERGEEISQALFQAIEGSMISIIVLSKNYADSRWCLNELLKILECMGTVKQNVLPVFYEVDPSDVRHQKGSFGEAFAKLKDKFEGNEEVLKWEAALEKLANMSGVELKNYRKESEFIEEIIQWAELRVVNQPLSVAKYPIGIEYRKRDIYKHLSIERNDIIRIVGIFGTGGIGKTTISKDIYNQFYSQFEGSCFLKNVRETSKPAGGLIQLQNTILFEILGTKLDVPNTDKGINVIKNKLSSKRILLILDDVDELVQLENLAGDRAWFGLGSRIIITTRDQRLLDNAKVDSKHEVMILDDSEALQLFSLHAVGKDEPSDEYVDLAKQVIQYAKGLPLALAVLGSDLKGKSAYQWKSALDKYKNIPNRDIQKVLLVSYEGLDNNEKEIFLDIACFFKGEPLLNIMKIFDNCGFSPDDGIDRLKDKCLITIEGGYVRMHDLLQDMGQEIVRLESPNEPGQRSRLFFHEDVRHVLEESMGTNKVGGMMIQMPKGEEVIRLNSEAFVQMKRLRVLINRNASFSSGPNYLSNELRVLDWFGYPLQSLPPNFHGNKLIIFKMCGSFIRELNFIKFKNMTIMDFSDCKFLTKVPDLSSIPNLKELIARWCRSLVEVHNSVGSLAYLCRLNFHGCTNLENFPTSLKLRSLQFLQLCFCSSLRSFPKIECEMKFLTRLDLSFTTVEELPLSIGNLARLDSLLLDGCKNLKRLPINFILRLPHLTGLGIFAGCTNLVKKMGYDGSTTMEDEISSNEEQLQELAPPTNSSNESSALQVLNHQNCFQSESNFFPISSLFTMFDSSTTLTYLDLSGSEFVSLPTIIKGFVALVRLCLMHCEKLEEILELPPNIVLVEVLGCKSLERFPEVSRIMEFNGSHIRSLKRIDLDGCDKMHEKIWIYKVPNPLLWKAGHYRTNEDREEEEWVINIEGPNHLEDISGIVVYASISYTGHIDCSVYDSAMVTIKTSNCVWRFKTNEAVRLSNTDKTNEFNNEVMVLYSDLESFEPKVLDDLVVQLDIPTFFSGLYYGSLGANIVYMHESRAHKRRKMD; from the exons ATGACCACTTCTTCCATGGCCTTACAAGGAGCTTCTTCCTCTCTCcggtcctcttcttcttccatccATCCATGGACTCACGATGTATTCTTAAGCTTTAGAGGTAAAGATGTTCgccaaaaatttatttctcatcTATACCATGCTTTGAATAAAAGGGGAATCAACACTTACATAGATGATGAGCtcgaaagaggagaagaaatttCTCAAGCACTTTTTCAAGCTATCGAAGGGTCAATGATTTCCATCATTgtactatctaaaaactatgCAGACTCCAGATGGTGCTTGAACGAATTATTGAAGATCCTTGAATGTATGGGAACAGTAAAACAAAATGTTCTACCAGTATTTTACGAGGTTGATCCATCAGATGTAAGACATCAAAAAGGAAGTTTTGGAGAAGCATTCGCTAAACTTAAAGACAAGTTCGAGGGCAACGAAGAAGTGCTGAAGTGGGAGGCAGCTTTAGAAAAACTAGCCAATATGTCGGGGGTCGAGTTAAAAAATTACAG GAAAGAGTCAGAATTTATCGAGGAAATCATCCAATGGGCGGAGTTAAGAGTGGTAAACCAACCTCTAAGCGTTGCCAAGTATCCAATTGGGATAGAGTATCGTAAACGAGACATTTATAAACATTTAAGTATTGAAAGGAATGATATTATACGTATTGTAGGGATATTCGGAACTGGTGGAATTGGTAAGACGACTATTTCCAAAGACATCTATAACCAGTTTTACTCTCAATTTGAAGGAAGTTGTTTCTTGAAAAACGTTAGAGAAACTTCAAAACCAGCAGGAGGTCTGATTCAGCTGCAAAATACCATTCTTTTTGAGATTTTAGGAACAAAATTGGATGTTCCTAATACTGACAAAGGAATCAATGTGATTAAGAACAAACTTAGCTCTAAAAGGATTCTactaattcttgatgatgtggatgagTTGGTCCAACTAGAAAATCTAGCCGGAGATCGCGCTTGGTTTGGTTTGGGAAGTAGAATTATCATAACAACGAGAGATCAACGTTTACTAGATAACGCTAAAGTTGATTCAAAACATGAGGTGATGATTTTGGATGACAGTGAAGCTCTTCAACTCTTTAGCTTGCATGCTGTTGGGAAAGATGAACCATCTGATGAGTATGTGGACCTCGCTAAACAAGTAATACAATATGCTAAGGGCCTTCCATTGGCTTTAGCAGTGCTAGGTTCGGATCTAAAGGGTAAAAGTGCATATCAATGGAAGAGTGCATTGGATAAGTATAAAAACATTCCCAATAGAGATATTCAGAAAGTACTTTTAGTGAGTTATGAAGGATTAGATAATAATGAGAAGGAAATATTTCTtgatattgcatgtttcttcaaaGGAGAACCTTTGCTTAATATCATGAAAATATTTGACAATTGTGGTTTTTCTCCGGATGATGGTATCGACAGGCTTAAAGACAAGTGTCTTATTACTATTGAAGGTGGATATGTTCGGATGCATGACTTACTACAAGATATGGGTCAAGAAATTGTTCGTCTAGAATCACCCAACGAACCTGGTCAACGTAGTAGATTATTTTTTCACGAGGATGTCCGTCATGTGTTGGAAGAAAGCATG GGCACAAATAAAGTTGGAGGCATGATGATACAAATGCCTAAAGGTGAGGAAGTGATAAGGTTGAATTCTGAAGCATTTGTACAGATGAAAAGACTTAGAGTGCTTATCAATCGTAATGCAAGTTTTTCAAGTGGACCTAATTATCTCTCCAACGAATTAAGAGTACTTGATTGGTTTGGATATCCGCTACAATCTTTGCCACCCAATTTCCATGGAAATAAACTCATTATCTTTAAAATGTGTGGTAGCTTCATCAGGGAGTTAAACTTCATCAAGTTTAAG aaTATGACAATTATGGATTTTAGTGACTGtaagtttttaacaaaagttccagatctttcaagcatcccaaatttgaaggaattgatTGCTAGATGGTGTAGAAGTTTAGTTGAGGTGCATAATTCCGTCGGATCCTTGGCGTATCTTTGTCGATTGAATTTTCATGGATGCACTAACCTTGAAAATTTTCCAACAAGCCTCAAGTTGAGATCTTTACAATTCCTTCAACTTTGTTTTTGCTCAAGCCTTCGTAGCTTTCCTAAAATTGAGTgtgaaatgaaatttttaacTCGGTTGGATCTATCCTTTACTACAGTGGAAGAACTACCTTTATCAATTGGAAATCTTGCTAGACTTGATAGTTTACTTCTAGATGGCTGCAAAAACCTTAAGCGTCTCCCAATTAACTTTATTCTTCGGTTACCACATTTAACTGGACTTGGGATATTTGCTGGTTGTACAAATCTAGTAAAGAAGATGGGGTATGATGGGTCTACAACAATGGAAGACGAGATTTCATCGAATGAAGAACAACTCCAGGAATTGGCGCCTCCAACAAATTCAAGCAATGAAAGCAGTGCATTACAAGTGTTGAATCATCAGAATTGTTTCCAATCAGAATCAAATTTCTTTCCAATATCAAGTTTATTTACCATGTTTGATTCTTCGACCACTTTGACTTATTTAGATCTATCGGGAAGTGAATTTGTTAGCCTTCCCACGATCATCAAAGGATTTGTCGCACTTGTTAGGCTCTGTTTGATGCATTGCGAGAAACTTGAAGAAATCTTAGAACTTCCACCAAATATAGTACTAGTAGAAGTTTTAGGATGCAAGTCATTAGAAAGATTTCCAGAAGTATCAAGAATAATGGAATTCAATGGAAGCCACATTAGATCTCTAAAAAGGATTGACTTGGATGGCTGCGACAAAATGCATGAGAAGATTTGGATTTATAAAGTGCCAAATCCATTACTGTGGAAG GCCGGACATTATAGAACCAATGAGGACAGGGAGGAAGAAGAATGGGTAATAAATATTGAGGGGCCAAACCATTTGGAGGATATAAGCGGAATTGTGGTGTATGCCTCTATTTCTTATACAGGTCATATTGATTGCTCTGTATATGATTCCGCTATGGTAACCATTAAAACCTCAAATTGTGTATGGCGATTCAAAACTAATGAAGCTGTACGCTTGTCTAATACTGATAAAACGAATGAATTTAATAATGAAGTAATGGTGTTGTACTCCGATTTAGAATCGTTTGAGCCAAAGGTTTTGGACGATTTGGTTGTTCAACTTGATATTCCTACTTTTTTTTCGGGACTGTATTATGGGAGTTTGGGAGCCAATATTGTATACATGCATGAAAGCAGAGcacataaaagaagaaaaatggattgA
- the LOC122295994 gene encoding disease resistance protein RPV1-like isoform X3 has protein sequence MTTSSMALQGASSSLRSSSSSIHPWTHDVFLSFRGKDVRQKFISHLYHALNKRGINTYIDDELERGEEISQALFQAIEGSMISIIVLSKNYADSRWCLNELLKILECMGTVKQNVLPVFYEVDPSDVRHQKGSFGEAFAKLKDKFEGNEEVLKWEAALEKLANMSGVELKNYRKESEFIEEIIQWAELRVVNQPLSVAKYPIGIEYRKRDIYKHLSIERNDIIRIVGIFGTGGIGKTTISKDIYNQFYSQFEGSCFLKNVRETSKPAGGLIQLQNTILFEILGTKLDVPNTDKGINVIKNKLSSKRILLILDDVDELVQLENLAGDRAWFGLGSRIIITTRDQRLLDNAKVDSKHEVMILDDSEALQLFSLHAVGKDEPSDEYVDLAKQVIQYAKGLPLALAVLGSDLKGKSAYQWKSALDKYKNIPNRDIQKVLLVSYEGLDNNEKEIFLDIACFFKGEPLLNIMKIFDNCGFSPDDGIDRLKDKCLITIEGGYVRMHDLLQDMGQEIVRLESPNEPGQRSRLFFHEDVRHVLEESMGTNKVGGMMIQMPKGEEVIRLNSEAFVQMKRLRVLINRNASFSSGPNYLSNELRVLDWFGYPLQSLPPNFHGNKLIIFKMCGSFIRELNFIKFKNMTIMDFSDCKFLTKVPDLSSIPNLKELIARWCRSLVEVHNSVGSLAYLCRLNFHGCTNLENFPTSLKLRSLQFLQLCFCSSLRSFPKIECEMKFLTRLDLSFTTVEELPLSIGNLARLDSLLLDGCKNLKRLPINFILRLPHLTGLGIFAGCTNLVKKMGYDGSTTMEDEISSNEEQLQELAPPTNSSNESSALQVLNHQNCFQSESNFFPISSLFTMFDSSTTLTYLDLSGSEFVSLPTIIKGFVALVRLCLMHCEKLEEILELPPNIVLVEVLGCKSLERFPEVSRIMEFNGSHIRSLKRIDLDGCDKMHEKIWIYKVPNPLLWKL, from the exons ATGACCACTTCTTCCATGGCCTTACAAGGAGCTTCTTCCTCTCTCcggtcctcttcttcttccatccATCCATGGACTCACGATGTATTCTTAAGCTTTAGAGGTAAAGATGTTCgccaaaaatttatttctcatcTATACCATGCTTTGAATAAAAGGGGAATCAACACTTACATAGATGATGAGCtcgaaagaggagaagaaatttCTCAAGCACTTTTTCAAGCTATCGAAGGGTCAATGATTTCCATCATTgtactatctaaaaactatgCAGACTCCAGATGGTGCTTGAACGAATTATTGAAGATCCTTGAATGTATGGGAACAGTAAAACAAAATGTTCTACCAGTATTTTACGAGGTTGATCCATCAGATGTAAGACATCAAAAAGGAAGTTTTGGAGAAGCATTCGCTAAACTTAAAGACAAGTTCGAGGGCAACGAAGAAGTGCTGAAGTGGGAGGCAGCTTTAGAAAAACTAGCCAATATGTCGGGGGTCGAGTTAAAAAATTACAG GAAAGAGTCAGAATTTATCGAGGAAATCATCCAATGGGCGGAGTTAAGAGTGGTAAACCAACCTCTAAGCGTTGCCAAGTATCCAATTGGGATAGAGTATCGTAAACGAGACATTTATAAACATTTAAGTATTGAAAGGAATGATATTATACGTATTGTAGGGATATTCGGAACTGGTGGAATTGGTAAGACGACTATTTCCAAAGACATCTATAACCAGTTTTACTCTCAATTTGAAGGAAGTTGTTTCTTGAAAAACGTTAGAGAAACTTCAAAACCAGCAGGAGGTCTGATTCAGCTGCAAAATACCATTCTTTTTGAGATTTTAGGAACAAAATTGGATGTTCCTAATACTGACAAAGGAATCAATGTGATTAAGAACAAACTTAGCTCTAAAAGGATTCTactaattcttgatgatgtggatgagTTGGTCCAACTAGAAAATCTAGCCGGAGATCGCGCTTGGTTTGGTTTGGGAAGTAGAATTATCATAACAACGAGAGATCAACGTTTACTAGATAACGCTAAAGTTGATTCAAAACATGAGGTGATGATTTTGGATGACAGTGAAGCTCTTCAACTCTTTAGCTTGCATGCTGTTGGGAAAGATGAACCATCTGATGAGTATGTGGACCTCGCTAAACAAGTAATACAATATGCTAAGGGCCTTCCATTGGCTTTAGCAGTGCTAGGTTCGGATCTAAAGGGTAAAAGTGCATATCAATGGAAGAGTGCATTGGATAAGTATAAAAACATTCCCAATAGAGATATTCAGAAAGTACTTTTAGTGAGTTATGAAGGATTAGATAATAATGAGAAGGAAATATTTCTtgatattgcatgtttcttcaaaGGAGAACCTTTGCTTAATATCATGAAAATATTTGACAATTGTGGTTTTTCTCCGGATGATGGTATCGACAGGCTTAAAGACAAGTGTCTTATTACTATTGAAGGTGGATATGTTCGGATGCATGACTTACTACAAGATATGGGTCAAGAAATTGTTCGTCTAGAATCACCCAACGAACCTGGTCAACGTAGTAGATTATTTTTTCACGAGGATGTCCGTCATGTGTTGGAAGAAAGCATG GGCACAAATAAAGTTGGAGGCATGATGATACAAATGCCTAAAGGTGAGGAAGTGATAAGGTTGAATTCTGAAGCATTTGTACAGATGAAAAGACTTAGAGTGCTTATCAATCGTAATGCAAGTTTTTCAAGTGGACCTAATTATCTCTCCAACGAATTAAGAGTACTTGATTGGTTTGGATATCCGCTACAATCTTTGCCACCCAATTTCCATGGAAATAAACTCATTATCTTTAAAATGTGTGGTAGCTTCATCAGGGAGTTAAACTTCATCAAGTTTAAG aaTATGACAATTATGGATTTTAGTGACTGtaagtttttaacaaaagttccagatctttcaagcatcccaaatttgaaggaattgatTGCTAGATGGTGTAGAAGTTTAGTTGAGGTGCATAATTCCGTCGGATCCTTGGCGTATCTTTGTCGATTGAATTTTCATGGATGCACTAACCTTGAAAATTTTCCAACAAGCCTCAAGTTGAGATCTTTACAATTCCTTCAACTTTGTTTTTGCTCAAGCCTTCGTAGCTTTCCTAAAATTGAGTgtgaaatgaaatttttaacTCGGTTGGATCTATCCTTTACTACAGTGGAAGAACTACCTTTATCAATTGGAAATCTTGCTAGACTTGATAGTTTACTTCTAGATGGCTGCAAAAACCTTAAGCGTCTCCCAATTAACTTTATTCTTCGGTTACCACATTTAACTGGACTTGGGATATTTGCTGGTTGTACAAATCTAGTAAAGAAGATGGGGTATGATGGGTCTACAACAATGGAAGACGAGATTTCATCGAATGAAGAACAACTCCAGGAATTGGCGCCTCCAACAAATTCAAGCAATGAAAGCAGTGCATTACAAGTGTTGAATCATCAGAATTGTTTCCAATCAGAATCAAATTTCTTTCCAATATCAAGTTTATTTACCATGTTTGATTCTTCGACCACTTTGACTTATTTAGATCTATCGGGAAGTGAATTTGTTAGCCTTCCCACGATCATCAAAGGATTTGTCGCACTTGTTAGGCTCTGTTTGATGCATTGCGAGAAACTTGAAGAAATCTTAGAACTTCCACCAAATATAGTACTAGTAGAAGTTTTAGGATGCAAGTCATTAGAAAGATTTCCAGAAGTATCAAGAATAATGGAATTCAATGGAAGCCACATTAGATCTCTAAAAAGGATTGACTTGGATGGCTGCGACAAAATGCATGAGAAGATTTGGATTTATAAAGTGCCAAATCCATTACTGTGGAAG TTGTAG